In Mucilaginibacter celer, one DNA window encodes the following:
- a CDS encoding ThuA domain-containing protein produces MMINRTMINRAMLFTAILIMAVFTTINTNAQSKKKFKVIAFYTGRADLAHISFMHEANRWFPKMAEKYNFTYDSTNNWANMNPEFLAKYQVVVFLDTRADNPEQRAAFEQYMKNGGAWMGFHFSAFALTPSAFPQNWDWYHNEFLGSGQYVSNTWHPTPAILHVEDPKHPVTKGLPLTFKTNPNEWYRWEHDLRKNPDIDILLAVDSTSFPLGTGPKQYEIWHSGYYPVAWTNKKYKMVYFNIGHNAMDYDGGTNQELSQTFENDDVDKLIINSLLWLGRGK; encoded by the coding sequence ATGATGATTAACCGAACCATGATTAACCGGGCCATGCTGTTTACTGCCATCCTTATTATGGCTGTTTTTACGACGATAAACACCAACGCCCAAAGCAAAAAGAAATTTAAAGTAATAGCTTTTTACACGGGCAGGGCCGATCTGGCCCATATCAGCTTTATGCACGAGGCCAATCGCTGGTTTCCCAAAATGGCCGAAAAATATAATTTCACTTACGATAGCACCAACAACTGGGCTAACATGAACCCCGAATTTTTGGCCAAATACCAGGTGGTGGTATTTTTAGATACCCGTGCAGATAACCCTGAACAACGCGCCGCTTTTGAGCAATACATGAAAAACGGTGGTGCCTGGATGGGTTTTCACTTTTCGGCCTTCGCGCTTACGCCGTCGGCTTTTCCACAAAACTGGGATTGGTACCATAACGAGTTTTTGGGCTCGGGACAATATGTAAGTAATACCTGGCACCCAACCCCTGCCATATTACACGTAGAAGACCCTAAACACCCGGTAACCAAAGGCCTGCCTCTCACCTTTAAAACCAACCCTAACGAATGGTACCGTTGGGAACACGACCTGCGCAAAAATCCGGATATCGATATCTTGCTGGCGGTTGATTCTACAAGTTTCCCATTGGGTACCGGTCCGAAGCAGTACGAAATCTGGCATAGCGGTTATTATCCGGTAGCGTGGACAAACAAAAAATATAAAATGGTTTATTTTAATATAGGTCACAACGCTATGGATTACGATGGCGGCACTAACCAAGAACTATCACAAACCTTTGAAAATGATGATGTGGATAAACTAATTATAAACTCCTTGCTGTGGTTGGGCCGGGGTAAATAA
- a CDS encoding alpha/beta fold hydrolase, producing the protein MKKFKTIFNQVKALEGAETPELISLLWQLIYYSPKMPVRLQQQQLLNEAKAFTLEVDDPHFAKANLKFNGFIWGEGNRRILVTHGWGSKAADFAELITALKNLPDTQIIGFDAPGNGSSEGELSNLILFAKAATAIIKTHGVPDVLIGHSLGAMANALAIKDTGIEPELLISITPLINLKENFIATLNSADVSREVQAKFFADFEQLFEMQASDFIMDKVYPAGLINRHWLAFDPEDKVAPVGFLKSFLNLHPEIETRIYENLGHERIIKDETLIADIINLIS; encoded by the coding sequence ATGAAGAAATTCAAAACCATATTTAACCAGGTAAAAGCCCTTGAAGGCGCTGAAACTCCCGAACTGATCAGCCTGTTGTGGCAACTGATCTACTACTCGCCAAAAATGCCGGTACGCCTGCAACAGCAGCAATTGCTTAATGAGGCTAAAGCTTTTACGCTTGAAGTTGATGATCCGCATTTTGCCAAAGCAAACTTAAAGTTCAACGGCTTTATTTGGGGCGAAGGTAACCGCCGGATATTGGTTACCCACGGCTGGGGGTCAAAAGCCGCTGATTTTGCAGAACTCATCACCGCGTTGAAAAACCTGCCGGACACCCAAATAATCGGCTTCGATGCGCCGGGGAATGGTAGTTCGGAGGGAGAATTATCAAACCTGATACTTTTTGCCAAAGCGGCAACTGCCATTATAAAAACTCATGGTGTGCCTGATGTGCTTATAGGGCATTCCTTAGGTGCAATGGCTAATGCCTTAGCTATTAAGGATACAGGTATCGAACCAGAGTTGTTGATCAGCATTACGCCATTAATCAACTTAAAAGAAAACTTTATAGCAACGCTAAACTCGGCAGATGTAAGCCGGGAGGTACAGGCTAAGTTCTTTGCCGATTTTGAGCAGCTTTTTGAAATGCAGGCATCCGATTTTATTATGGATAAAGTATATCCGGCCGGATTGATCAATCGCCACTGGCTGGCCTTTGATCCGGAAGATAAGGTTGCTCCGGTTGGGTTTTTGAAAAGTTTCCTTAACCTCCACCCGGAGATAGAAACAAGGATTTACGAGAACCTCGGGCATGAAAGGATTATCAAAGATGAAACTTTGATAGCGGATATCATCAACTTGATAAGCTAA
- a CDS encoding polysaccharide deacetylase family protein produces MKRIALFLLSFCFAFTVHAQPSKHKKAIIVLTYDDGINSQLNIAIPQLDSAHLTGTFFLTGGMSETSIARWRETAKKGYELANHTLYHPCLLTTVKANPANNSAAYTPYMMLREINQMNTLLYALDGKTGTRTYAYPCTEEEVGGVNYVDTLRKAGLAKYARIGGGPDAVITDFKNLDPLRVPSFAVTGNPVTGEALIAFVKKVQQSGGMGVFMFHGVGGDYLITPADAHRQLLAYLKAHRDEIEVTTFMKAMDEVVAAK; encoded by the coding sequence ATGAAACGGATAGCTTTGTTTTTATTATCATTCTGTTTTGCATTTACTGTCCACGCCCAGCCGTCAAAACATAAAAAAGCCATCATCGTACTTACCTACGATGACGGCATCAACTCCCAACTCAACATCGCTATCCCCCAGCTTGATTCGGCACACCTTACCGGCACCTTCTTCTTAACCGGCGGAATGTCGGAAACATCGATCGCCCGCTGGCGGGAAACAGCAAAAAAAGGTTACGAACTGGCTAATCATACTTTATACCATCCTTGCCTGCTTACCACGGTAAAAGCCAATCCCGCCAATAATTCGGCTGCTTATACACCGTATATGATGCTGCGCGAGATTAACCAGATGAATACCCTGCTCTACGCCCTTGATGGTAAAACAGGCACCCGCACTTATGCTTATCCCTGTACCGAAGAAGAGGTTGGCGGTGTAAACTACGTAGATACCCTGCGCAAAGCAGGCCTTGCCAAATACGCCCGCATTGGCGGCGGCCCGGACGCCGTAATTACCGATTTTAAAAACCTCGACCCGCTCAGGGTACCGTCATTCGCGGTTACCGGCAATCCCGTAACCGGCGAAGCGCTGATAGCCTTTGTGAAAAAGGTACAGCAAAGCGGAGGCATGGGCGTGTTTATGTTTCACGGCGTTGGCGGCGATTACCTCATTACCCCGGCCGATGCCCATCGCCAGCTTTTGGCTTATTTAAAAGCGCATCGCGATGAAATTGAGGTAACCACCTTTATGAAAGCGATGGATGAGGTAGTGGCAGCTAAGTAG